The genomic DNA CCTACGTACACGGTTCTCAGAGACCTGCCAGAAAGGGTTGACTGGGACCACGATCCTTTGAAAATAATGTCTGCGTTGTTCCCTCTGGCACTAAGAGTGTGGGCTGCCGCCTCCATGGTCACTGTTGACGTAGGGTATAGGGAATGGTTGGTGGGAAGTTTAAAATCCCACAGTGCTCTCTCCTGCTGCAAGACAGCTGCTTTTTCATTCGCTCAGCCTTCCGTTTGGgttataagttttattttgtgtttgtgttgtaAGTTTTGAGAAGGTCCCAGAGTTCTGCAGAAGTTGATTCTGGTGGATTCTGCCAGCATGTTACTTGCTGGAGGGACAGAGCCTCGGGGTTTTCTATTCTACCATTATGGTAGTCCTTCCCAACTCTTTGCCTCCTTTGATTCTAACTGGCATTGCTATTTTGCAAACAACTGtgaaaggaggggggaaaaaaactgtgaaatgatgatGGGCCCACTGATTGTACCACATACGAAAAGTACACAGTATGTTTAGACATGAGCAATGTAGGATGGAAAACTGTATTCTTATGCACTGCATAGTTCCCCTTCCTTCACTACAATTGATTTAGCCCCTTCCAtggccctttttaaaatttctttttccccctcttcattCTTTCTAGCTTGTGAGTGGCACGATGGATGAATCTAGAATTTGCAGGCTAGGCGTAAAAGCAGATAGGTTGTGTGACTCTCAGTCGAACGATACTCTTCAGCACCAAGACTCAAATTGTGCTGGCGCAAGTAGCAGGCATTCCTTGCAAGAGGATGAAGACAGTAACTTTAtaagaaagaacaggaatttgGTGAACCCAGTGTACTGCACGCAAGAGTCAAGAATGGAGCCTCCTGGGCCAGATGGTGGAAGAGATCCTTCTGATGATCAGCAAGATGCACAGTGcaacaggaacaaaggaaaaacctTAGGTAATAATTTCTGCTCAGTGCTTGGACATTTTCACACGCTACTCATTTTACCTAGCCTTTCTGCAGCACAGGTAATGACAGAACATAGTCTGTTTTAAGTCTGTCTTAAGATGTGGTTAGGTGAAAACACACCTCTGTGTTCTTGGAACAGGTTGGCAGTTACAATCAGGATGAGAATATGACGAGGTAGGAAGCCTGGTCATAGGAATCACATTATTTCTCTGCAAATAATCAAGAattgttttttgggggaaaaagtttGTGGCCTTTGGGCAGCAGTGCTGTTGTTTTGCCCCATATTTAACCCTTTAAATgaatggagtggagtggagtggaaaTCTGACCAGTAATTACTGCGAGACCTCTGTATGTGCTCAGTTTATCTAAAAGACTCTTCACTAAAATTTGGAAACGGTATATGTTTTCTGTGGCTTAGAAGGCAGGCTCACAAGAATGCTTTTCAGGGTGtgctttctccctcctgctctgttaGTTTGACAGGTTAGGGCTTAGAATGTGGTATGTTACATTTGAGGAATAAAATCTAAAACGCCTACTTGGCCTTACGGGttgcttctcaatttttaaaattcctactgTACGTAACGTTTACGTGGTTTGATTTGCATGAGTTCTGTACCTGCCTAtaacttggaatttttaaaaatccgcTTTTGAGCACCCTGTAGGACTTTAACATTACAGGAATATGAGAAGGATTTAAAATTCCTCGCCAACAAGACAGCTGTCTTCAGAACCCATCACTCCACCAATGTGTGTAAATTATAGCTTCAGGTTAAAATTGTTAAATAGTTTTAGATGGTTACAGTTTAAAACCTTCATACAATTAGAGTTTACATGGACGGTTACTTCTTACACATTCGGTAATTGTATTCCCTCTGTATTTGTCCTTGAACAGACTGAGAAATGGTTTCACTGCGGAAATTGTGTGTGCTGTCATAGCAGAGTATTTTTTGAAGTCagcctgttcctcctcctctttcccatgCATAGttgtttgtaaaatattaaagttatttaacttaatttaagtTATTAAATTTAAGACAACTATCAAAGTtgtcttcagatttttaaaatgaaacgtCCTACATACAAGAGGgaacaattcagaaaataaaaaggtaccTACCCGCAGGGTACAGGATGAGGCGTATCACTTAGTTTGAAGCACCCTTTGCTTGCCCCCACTTACCTCAGCTACCGCTTCTCCCTGGCACAGTTAttcttctctgttaaaaaaaaaatttttttttaacgtttatttatttttgacagagagagagagagagagacagagcatgagcaggggaggggcagagagagagggagacacagaatcccaagcaggctccaggctctgagctgtcagcacagagcccgacgcggggctcgaactcacggaccgcgagatcatgacctgagccgaagtcagacgctcaaccgactgagccacccaggcgccccatccctggCACAGTTATTAAAGTATCCTTGTAAAACTCCCCAAggaaagagctattttttttttttttcacttctttttcttggccCTAATCTTGATTAGCACCCAGAGTATCCTTGGTAAATCACCAGGAAACAGTCATTAAGTCACATTGGTCACTGGAAAAGGTGTGTGTCCCTGTGGATTATGTGCGCTTTAGGTAGTCTTAAACTTCCTTGAATACTTGTAGTTGGCTAGCAGAAAGCTTTTGAAGACATTCCGACCCTTTGTAGAATGTCTTAATTTGGAACCAGTGGCTAAGTTAGAGTACTTACACTTTCATTCAGTGGTGTTCTTACAGTGTCAGTGCCAAATAGCTGACCACTAGTAGTGTTAGTTATTAAGTGAAGCgatgtggggcagggaggaggctgacCCCTTCTAATCaagaatttgaaaatagtttcacTGATTTCCTGGTGAGCCTGTATCTAATGTCCCCTTAAATCATAATCTGGATAGctgaacataatttttatgtaGAATTGACAGATTGGATTAATTTTATCCttctggtacttttttttcctccattcctttTGGACCATCAGGAAAAGAAGTGTTACTATTGATGCAAGCCTTAAACACTCTTTCAACTCCAGAGGAGAAGCTGGCAGCTCTCTGTAAGACATATGCTGATCTTGTGAGTATTAAGGGTGCAAAGCCCGTATAAAATATAACGAAAGGTGCATGTGCCTGATAAGCTTATGAGATGTGATTTTGATATGGTTTTAAATGTAAAGttgtttttcattacaaaattgAGGGTAAGAATCTAATTCCTTGAGACTTAGGTTGATTGTATGGCCTCATTTTATGGTATGCTTAGATACAGCATTTTACTAGTCTCTGGGATGTGGAATAGCTTTCCTAAAACTCAGTCAGCTCTGGCATTCCTAGGTCAGCATTTCCCTCATACGTTTAGATGCCTGACAGTTGTGAGGATATGATTTTCTATATGTAGATTAAGCAATTGTAGAACCTGAAACACGGTTAGATTCAAAAGTGTTTAACCATTTGACTGAAGCTGAGTGTTGTGAAGTAGTGTAGTAAAACAGTACTATTTCTcaggaaaatatttccttagcatccactatatgccaggcactgtatttttatttttattgttatttttttaattttctatttttattgcatcTTCCAAAGAAACTGACTTGTATAAAGAGTTTGTTCTGGTCTGTGGCCCATGTTATTTCAAGTAGCATTCACCTTGGGTATATGGAAACATTCTCAACAAGGAAACCCTGCCATCAGTTTAAAAGTGAAGAAtgcaggggggggcggggggggcggcggtgcacctgggtggctcagtcggttgggcgtctgacttcagctcaggtcatgatctcacggtccgtgggttcgagccccgcgtcgggctctgtgctgacagctcagagcctggagtctgcctcgggttctatgtctccccctccctctgtccctcccatgctcgtgctctgtctctgtctctgtctgtttctcactaatacatacatgttaaaaaaaaaaaaaagttaaaaaaaagtgaagaatgggATAGGACATTTTGAAGAATCGTGGCAGGAATGTTTTAGAAGTGTTGGTTCCAAGGTAAATGCGGCAATTCTCGTGGGTTGTGAGGTGTCTATGTGAATTACCAGTGATGAATTTTGTCCATTCACATCTGTTTGAAAGCATCTGCTCTGTAGCATACACGTTACTCTTTTCTGAATAACTGACTCTAAGTATAGAGCTGGAACAGTTGTACTTACTACCGCTCCAAGTGGCACAAGTATACCCCACTTAGCAACCTGGCACCTTCTGAAAATTGTGGAGAAGCAGGAATGGCCTAGAGCGTCTCTGAATGGCCTACACACGGTCCAGATGCAAAGATGGCAGCAATCAGAGTTGTTGGGGATTGCCACGTCAGGAAAGGCAAGAGCTACACATCTGCTCTGggaaacagccagatggaagctTCTGCTTCTGGTCCTACAGAACTGCATATATTTgcgtattttaaaatgtgttacctGGGGCTGTACTCCAATTAGTACAGATCTCAGTGCTCACTGAGATCCGCCTACATTGGGACCCCAACAGGTCTTGGCACACTGAACATGCGTGTTTATGAAGGGCAAAATAGGCCATTGACAATCCTgaaggtttgagagacaaccaagacCTAGGGCATTGCTGAACTCCGCGGTTCCTCTTACCCAAGGCATCCCCTCAAAACTGGGAGGGGTGACTGCCTCAACTGttgcatagaaacagacacagggagtccggaaaaatgaagaaagagtggagtgtgttccaacagaaACACCAAGATACAACCtcgggaaaacaaacaaacaaacaaacaaacaaacaaacaaagccttaATGAAACAGAACAGGTAATTTCTCTGTTAAGTGTCCCAAGTGGTGGTCATGAAGGTGCTCACCAAACCtgagagaagaatggatgagaACAGTGAGCGCTTTAACAAAGAGAtcgaaaatacaaaagaaaagaaaaaagaaaaaaagccaaagagaagTGGTCGAGCAGTGGAATACAattaactgaactgaaaaatacaccagAGAGTTTCAACAGCAGACCAAGTGAGGTAGAAGAAAGGGTCGGTAAACTTTTTGGCAAAAGCAGTGGAGCTCACCAtcagagagcaaagagaaaatgggaaaaaagtgaagatagctaAAGGGACTTACAGGACAACATCAAGTGGAGAACCaagtgagaaagaggaagaaaatttacttaaaaaatagctgaaaacccCCCCTAAcccggggaaggaaacagaccttgagatccaggaagcacagacctTGAGATTCAGGAAGCACAGTTCCAAATATTATGAACCCAAAGACATCCACACTGAGACACACTGTACTTAAAACGTTAAAAGTTGAAGACAAAGATTATTATAAAGCAGCAagggaacaaaaccaaaaccaaaaccaaaccaacccaatttacatacaagggaaccctGTTAGCCTATCAGCAGGtatttcagcagaaactgcaggCCAGAGTCAGTGACATGATATACtcaaagttctgaaaggaaacaaacagaacacTTGTGACTAACTAAGAATACCCACCAGGCTAACGCTGTTATTCAGAAGTGAAGGAGAGGTAAAGGATATCCTGGAGACGTGAAATCTAAAACTGTAAAAGGAAGTCCTTCAGACTGAAAAGAAAGGACACCAATCAGCAACACAACGTGGAAGTGTAAATCATACTGCTCACGGTGAAAGGCTATAAAGGCAGGAGCTTCATCACTTCAAACCTCGTTTGAAAGTTAAAAGGGAAAAGTGGTAAAACTAACCATAACTACAATAATCACGGAGAGAACACACACgatagaagggttttttttttgaatgtgccATAACATCCCGAAACATgagcaaagaattaaaatgtagagCTTTAGAATGCATCCTAACTTAAGCTGTTACAacacaaaatagacacacacacacacacacacacacacacacacacacacacacacacgatgtcaTGCGGGAGCCTCTTGGTAATCACAAGACAAAAATCTGTGGTAGATAACCAAAAGACGTTGAGAAAGGAATGTAAGCATACCACTTAAGAAACTCCTCAAACCCCAGAGAGCTggacaagaggaaaagaaacagagtaaCTGCAAAACAGCCGGCAGCGAGTACAGACCTATCCATAACTACTCCAAGTGTAAAAGGACTAAATCGTGTAATCAAAAAAACATAGTGATTGAATGGACTTGGAAAACAACagtcatctatatgctgcctgtgAGAGAATGACTTACGATGGAAGGATGCACACAGACCACAAGTGAAGGTATGGGAAAAGACATCCCATGCTTATGAAAACCAGAACAAAGCTGGGGTACCTATGGTCACATCAGACAAAATAACctgacaaataaaaactgtgtaagaacaaagaagggcatatcatagtgaaaaatCCGTCAGTCCAGCAGAGGACCTAACATGTTTATATATCTATGGACCCAACATAGGAGCGCCCACATAGAGAACACAAacattaacagacctaaagggagaaatagatacGTATACAATGACAGTAGGGGGCTTTCATACCCTATTTACATCGATGGACcaatcatccagacagaaaatcagtaagggaaTATTGACCTTAAACAACACAATAGAACAGGCAGACTTAAAAGCTATATACAGAAcattgcatcccaaagcaacagaacacACCTTCTTTCAAGTGCTCAaggaactttctccagaatagatcccaTTAGGCCACagccttgccaatatttgttgttttctgtttgtgtaaTAAGAGCCATCGTAATGGTTGTGCGATGGTGTCTTACTCggtggttttgtttgctttctgtaaTGATTAGTGATAGTGTGCATCTCTTATGTGCTTATTGGCGATGTGTTGGTCagctctggagacatgtctattcaggtcttttgcccatctttaaattgggttgttATTTTGTTCTTGTGCTTTAGGAACTGCCTATAAGTTGTGGATGTTAATATCTTATGATACGTAATTTCACCATACTTTCTTCTGTTCTGTCACTTGCCTTTTCACTCCCTTAATGGTATTCTCTGATGCACAACATATTCAATTTTCATGAAgtcaagctattttttttttccctttctgtgcttTTGGCGTCAGTCCAAGAATCCCTGTCAACTACAATGGCATGAAGCATTTCCCcaagttttcttctaagacatTTACAGGTTTAGGTCTGACATGTAAATcgggatccatttttttttccaccaagagACATTTGGGATATaggttttaagatttttccaaatacttgccccttggttttctctttcttttcttttcttctctttgcttggcttggcttggcttggcttggcttggcttttcttctcttttctcttcttttttttttttttcttctttcatttttttcttttctctctctctccccttccttcctccctccctccctcctccctccctccctcctccctccttcccttctttctttcttccctccctgcctccctccctgcctccctccctccctccctccctccctccctacccctgtccctccctctgtccctccct from Panthera leo isolate Ple1 chromosome Y unlocalized genomic scaffold, P.leo_Ple1_pat1.1 chrY_random_Un_scaffold_80, whole genome shotgun sequence includes the following:
- the LOC122212845 gene encoding gamma-taxilin-like isoform X2, which codes for MDESRICRLGVKADRLCDSQSNDTLQHQDSNCAGASSRHSLQEDEDSNFIRKNRNLVNPVYCTQESRMEPPGPDGGRDPSDDQQDAQCNRNKGKTLGKEVLLLMQALNTLSTPEEKLAALCKTYADLLEESRNVQKQMKVLQKKQAQIIKEKVHLQSEHSKAILARSKLESLCRELQRHNKTLKLQLTPRFP